In Ischnura elegans chromosome 6, ioIscEleg1.1, whole genome shotgun sequence, one genomic interval encodes:
- the LOC124161240 gene encoding uncharacterized protein LOC124161240, whose translation MLPALIFLVVALSASASAQFVNGRILEPPVPALCAQRKIHETFNGKGYYFSWKDPATANVEEDWLGGRNWCRMRCMDLVSPETRAENDYIKTRILEGKQRYIWTSGRVCDFKGCDRPDLQPRRVNGWFWTAELKKLDPAFNDWSRSGGINLPQPDNREEKQGGATENCLAILNNFYNDGINWHDVACHHRKPFVCEESEALLKYVRYTNPNLRV comes from the exons ATGCTGCCTGCACTGATCTTCTTGGTCGTGGCGCTGTCGGCGTCGGCGAGCGCACAGTTCGTCAACGGAAGGATCCTTGAACCTCCAGTGCCAGCCCTCTGCGCTCAGA GGAAGATCCACGAGACATTCAACGGAAAGGGATATTACTTCTCATGGAAGGACCCGGCCACCGCCAACGTAGAAGAGGATTGGCTCGGCGGAAGGAACTGGTGCAGAATGAGGTGCATGGACTTGGTGTCGCCGGAAACCAGGGCAGAGAACGACTATATCAAGACAAGGATCTTGGAAG GTAAGCAGAGGTACATCTGGACGAGCGGAAGAGTCTGCGACTTCAAGGGCTGCGACCGCCCTGATCTTCAGCCGAGACGCGTCAACGGATGGTTCTGGACAGCCGAACTTAAGAAGCTGGACCCCGCCTTCAACGACTGGAGCCGCAGCGGGGG AATCAACTTGCCCCAGCCGGACAACCGTGAGGAGAAGCAGGGCGGAGCCACCGAGAACTGCCTCGCCATCTTGAACAACTTCTACAACGATGGAATCAACTGGCACGACGTCGCCTGCCACCACAGGAAGCCCTTCGTGTGTGAGGAGAGCGAAGCACTGCTCAAATACGTCAGATACACCAACCCAAACCTGCGCGTTTAA